A single region of the Reyranella humidisoli genome encodes:
- a CDS encoding DUF2948 family protein codes for MTGKLKLSALDADDLAILSAAVQDALVAVRDCAYLKDEKRFVLLLNRFRWEADPEQGIGHSRTHSALVFNEVTAVRHHDIPTGEPDRMLEVLAVVLENDHSVLVRFSAGRAIRLEIGRLACHLGDVGEPWPTPWKPAHPVE; via the coding sequence ATGACGGGGAAGCTGAAACTGTCGGCGCTCGACGCCGACGACCTGGCCATCCTTTCGGCTGCCGTCCAGGACGCGCTGGTGGCGGTCCGCGACTGCGCCTACCTGAAGGACGAGAAGCGCTTCGTCCTGCTGCTGAACCGGTTCCGCTGGGAAGCCGACCCGGAGCAGGGGATCGGCCACTCCCGCACCCATTCCGCCCTCGTTTTCAACGAGGTGACGGCGGTGCGGCACCATGACATCCCGACCGGCGAGCCCGACCGGATGCTCGAAGTGCTGGCCGTGGTGCTGGAAAACGACCATTCAGTACTCGTGCGCTTCTCGGCCGGCCGGGCCATACGGCTGGAAATCGGCCGTCTCGCATGCCATTTGGGGGATGTCGGGGAGCCTTGGCCCACCCCGTGGAAGCCCGCCCACCCGGTCGAATAG
- the hisG gene encoding ATP phosphoribosyltransferase, protein MSSEANEKLILALPKGRILKEAAPVFARAGIEPEAAFADPDARQLRFTTNHPDLDIIRVRSFDVATFVAFGAAHLGIAGADVLMEFDYPEIYAPIDLGIGRCRLAVAEPVEMAGSDDPRRWSHVRIATKYPEVTRRHFAARGVQAECVKLSGAMELAPSLGLSHRIVDLVDSGRTLKDNGLVEIEHIADITSRFIVNRAALKTRPERVGHWIDRFREVAAGVASAA, encoded by the coding sequence GTGTCGAGCGAGGCTAACGAGAAGCTCATCCTGGCGCTGCCCAAGGGACGCATCCTCAAGGAGGCTGCCCCCGTCTTTGCGCGCGCCGGCATCGAACCGGAGGCGGCCTTCGCCGATCCGGACGCCCGCCAGCTCCGCTTCACGACCAACCATCCCGACCTCGACATCATTCGCGTCCGCTCCTTCGACGTCGCGACCTTCGTGGCCTTCGGGGCCGCGCATCTCGGCATCGCCGGCGCCGACGTGCTGATGGAGTTCGACTATCCCGAGATCTACGCACCGATCGATCTCGGCATCGGCAGGTGCCGGCTGGCCGTCGCCGAGCCGGTCGAGATGGCGGGCAGCGACGATCCGCGGCGCTGGAGCCACGTGCGCATCGCCACCAAGTATCCCGAGGTGACGCGCCGCCACTTCGCCGCGCGCGGCGTTCAGGCCGAGTGCGTGAAGCTGTCGGGCGCGATGGAACTGGCGCCCTCGCTCGGCCTCAGCCACCGCATCGTCGACCTCGTCGATTCCGGCCGCACGCTGAAGGACAACGGTCTGGTCGAGATCGAGCACATCGCCGACATCACCTCGCGCTTCATCGTGAACCGCGCCGCGCTCAAGACTCGGCCCGAGCGGGTCGGCCACTGGATCGACCGGTTCCGCGAAGTCGCCGCGGGAGTGGCCAGTGCCGCTTAG
- the hisD gene encoding histidinol dehydrogenase, which produces MPLRLDASAPGFEKEFSAFLGRNRDTDENVDRVVAGIVADVRARGDAAVVDYTAKFDWAGITVDNMRISDGERSAAAEKVPAAQREALTFAARRIEAFHRALMPKDVDFTDATGTRLGARYRPVDAAGVYVPGGTAAYPSSVLMNIVPAKVAGVGRIVMVVPTPGGTLNPLVMLAAEIAGADEVWRIGGAQAVAALAYGTQSIKPVDKITGPGNAYVAAAKRRVFGQVGIDLIAGPSEILVVADRHNDPQWIAADLLSQAEHDPSSQSVLIADNAAFADAVVRAVEVELETLDRAEIAGASWRDNGAVILVPDFAAALPIVDAIAAEHVELAMEMAEAEALSEKIRHAGAIFLGRHTPEAIGDYVAGTNHVLPTSRAARFSGGLGVADFLKRTSLVACTPQSLAALGPSAVALADAEGLGAHGRSVSLRMGR; this is translated from the coding sequence GTGCCGCTTAGGCTCGACGCTTCGGCGCCGGGTTTCGAAAAGGAATTTTCGGCCTTCCTCGGGCGCAATCGGGACACCGACGAGAATGTGGACCGCGTCGTCGCCGGTATCGTGGCCGACGTGCGGGCGCGTGGCGACGCGGCGGTCGTCGATTACACCGCGAAGTTCGACTGGGCCGGCATCACCGTCGACAACATGCGCATCTCCGACGGCGAGCGTTCGGCTGCGGCGGAAAAAGTGCCGGCGGCGCAGCGCGAGGCGCTGACGTTCGCGGCCAGGCGCATCGAGGCTTTCCATCGCGCGCTCATGCCGAAGGACGTCGACTTCACCGACGCCACCGGCACGCGGCTCGGGGCGCGCTACCGTCCCGTCGATGCGGCCGGCGTCTACGTGCCGGGGGGCACGGCGGCCTATCCGTCGTCGGTGCTGATGAACATCGTGCCGGCCAAGGTCGCGGGCGTGGGGCGCATCGTGATGGTGGTGCCGACGCCCGGCGGCACGCTCAATCCGCTGGTCATGCTGGCCGCGGAGATCGCCGGGGCCGACGAAGTCTGGCGCATCGGTGGCGCGCAGGCCGTTGCCGCGCTCGCCTACGGCACGCAGTCGATCAAGCCGGTCGACAAGATCACGGGACCGGGCAATGCCTATGTCGCGGCCGCCAAGCGGCGTGTGTTCGGCCAGGTCGGCATCGACCTGATTGCCGGACCTTCGGAAATCCTGGTCGTCGCCGACCGGCACAACGACCCGCAGTGGATCGCGGCCGATCTCCTGTCGCAGGCCGAACACGATCCGTCCTCGCAGTCGGTGCTGATCGCCGACAATGCGGCTTTCGCGGACGCTGTCGTCCGCGCGGTCGAGGTCGAATTGGAGACCCTCGACCGTGCCGAGATTGCCGGCGCGAGCTGGCGCGACAATGGCGCGGTGATCCTGGTGCCGGACTTTGCCGCGGCACTGCCGATTGTCGACGCCATCGCCGCCGAGCACGTCGAACTGGCGATGGAAATGGCGGAGGCCGAAGCGCTGTCGGAGAAGATCCGTCACGCCGGCGCGATCTTCCTCGGTCGCCACACGCCCGAGGCGATCGGAGACTACGTTGCCGGCACGAACCATGTGCTGCCGACCTCGCGCGCCGCCCGCTTCTCGGGCGGGCTGGGCGTCGCCGACTTCCTGAAGCGTACCTCGCTGGTTGCCTGCACGCCGCAGTCGCTGGCCGCGCTCGGCCCGTCGGCGGTTGCGCTCGCCGACGCCGAAGGGCTTGGAGCACACGGCCGCTCGGTTTCGCTCCGGATGGGTCGCTAG
- a CDS encoding UPF0262 family protein: MPAGSTQDKARRIVDVVLDEDSVARRTPEVEHERAVALFDLIEENDFSLVGSQPGPYRLRIGIFEQRLVFDVRNETDEKLRDIVLSLTPFRKVVKDYFLICESYYAAIKKLGPSQIEALDMGRRGLHNEGSELLRERLDGKIEVDHDTARRLFTLICALHIKS; this comes from the coding sequence ATGCCGGCAGGGTCGACCCAAGACAAGGCGCGGCGAATCGTCGACGTCGTGCTGGATGAGGACTCGGTGGCCCGTCGCACACCCGAGGTCGAGCACGAGCGCGCCGTCGCGCTGTTCGACCTGATCGAGGAGAACGACTTCTCCCTTGTCGGCAGCCAGCCCGGTCCGTACCGCTTGCGCATCGGCATCTTCGAGCAGCGCCTCGTCTTCGACGTGCGCAACGAGACCGACGAGAAACTGCGCGACATCGTCCTGTCGCTGACGCCGTTCCGCAAGGTCGTGAAGGACTACTTCCTGATCTGCGAGAGCTACTACGCCGCCATCAAGAAGCTGGGACCGTCGCAGATCGAGGCACTCGACATGGGCCGGCGCGGCCTCCACAACGAGGGTTCCGAACTGCTGCGCGAGCGGCTCGACGGCAAGATCGAGGTCGATCACGACACGGCCCGCCGGCTGTTCACGCTGATCTGCGCGCTCCACATCAAATCGTGA